A region from the Triticum aestivum cultivar Chinese Spring chromosome 3D, IWGSC CS RefSeq v2.1, whole genome shotgun sequence genome encodes:
- the LOC123074782 gene encoding uncharacterized protein, whose product MQARAFPPCLPGPGRNDLFLGSVGKRAPAVRVRAVDGPSAAAVADLPPAEVTWQIVVGAVAGVTPFVVAGVEFSKRIIEQKKCEICGGSGLVMKEDLYVRCQGCGGFLPWQSWRRFFKG is encoded by the exons ATGCAGGCGCGCGCGTTTCCCCCGTGCCTGCCGGGCCCCGGGCGCAACGACCTCTTCCTCGGCAGCGTCGGCAAGAGAGCTCCTGCCGTGCGCGTCCGGGCCGTTGACGGGCCTTCGGCCGCCGCAGTTGCCGACCTCCCGCCCGCGGAGGTCACCTGGCAGATCGTCGTCGGTGCTGTAG CTGGAGTGACGCCCTTCGTCGTTGCAGGGGTCGAGTTCAGCAAAAGAATT ATTGAACAAAAGAAATGTGAGATCTGTGGAGGCTCTGGCCTCGTGATGAAGGAAGATTTGTATGTTCGATGCCAAGGGTGTG GTGGTTTTCTTCCATGGCAGTCGTGGAGAAGATTCTTCAAAGGTTGA